The following DNA comes from Occultella kanbiaonis.
GTTGAGGGATATGTCCGGCACTCACGATTTCGTCGTTGTCGCCAACCGCCTGCCTGTGGACATCCAGACCGATGTCGACGGCGAACGCACGTGGAGCCGCTCCCCCGGAGGACTCGTCACGGCACTGGCACCGATCATGAGGGCCAAGGGTGGGGCCTGGGTCGGTTGGTCCGGCGCCGCGGACACCACGATCGAGCCGTTCGAGGCGGACGACATGTGGCTCGCACCTGTGCCACTGACCGCCGAGGAGATCGCCACCTACTACGAGGGCTTCTCGAACGCGACCCTGTGGCCGCTCTACCACGACGTGATCGTCGACCCGGAGTACCACCGGGTCTGGTGGAACGCCTACCTCGAGGTGAACCGCCGGTTCGCGGAGGCGGCCGCGGTGAACGCGGCGGAGCACGCCACCGTCTGGGTCCACGACTACCAGCTGCAGCTCGTGCCGCAGATGCTGCGGCGGCTCCGTCCGGACGTGCGGATCGGGTTCTTCAACCACATCCCGTTCCCGCCGGTGGAGCTGTTCGGCCAGCTGCCCTGGCGCAGGCAGGTCGTCGAAGGGCTGCTCGGGGCGGACCTGGTCGGCTTCCAGCGCACCGGGGACGCGGCCAACTTCCTGCGCGCCGTGCGCCGGTTCACCTCCTACGGCACCCGCGGCCAGGTCATCACCATCGGCAAGCACTGGACCCGCCCGGAGCGGCACGTGCGGGCGGCGACGTTCCCGATCTCCATCGACTCGGCGCAGCTGGACGAGCTCGCCCGGACCGAGGCCGTGGAGAAACGGGCTGCCGCGATCCGCTCCGAGCTGGGCGATCCGGACGTGCTGCTGCTCGGCGTCGACCGGCTCGACTACACGAAGGGCATCCGGCACCGGATCAAGGCGTTCGGCGAGCTGGTGGCCGAGAAGAAACTCACCGTGCCCGCGGCGGCGCTGGTGCAGGTGGCCAGCCCGAGCCGGG
Coding sequences within:
- a CDS encoding alpha,alpha-trehalose-phosphate synthase (UDP-forming), which translates into the protein MSGTHDFVVVANRLPVDIQTDVDGERTWSRSPGGLVTALAPIMRAKGGAWVGWSGAADTTIEPFEADDMWLAPVPLTAEEIATYYEGFSNATLWPLYHDVIVDPEYHRVWWNAYLEVNRRFAEAAAVNAAEHATVWVHDYQLQLVPQMLRRLRPDVRIGFFNHIPFPPVELFGQLPWRRQVVEGLLGADLVGFQRTGDAANFLRAVRRFTSYGTRGQVITIGKHWTRPERHVRAATFPISIDSAQLDELARTEAVEKRAAAIRSELGDPDVLLLGVDRLDYTKGIRHRIKAFGELVAEKKLTVPAAALVQVASPSREQVEEYQTLRHEVEVMVGNLNGEHGSLGRAAIYYMHHSYPQEEMAALYRAADVMLVTALRDGMNLVAKEYVAARSDLGGVLVLSEFAGAADEMSQALLVNPHDIEGMKSVMMRASTMDPREGRRRMRALRKRVLEHDVAHWANSFLSVLEAVPQRTSHV